A single region of the Planctomycetota bacterium genome encodes:
- the pdxA gene encoding 4-hydroxythreonine-4-phosphate dehydrogenase PdxA, with product MKQRRTIIITAGDPKGIGPEVVIKALTSAPIQNLRAELNFLIVGPTEPIAQTAGLLDASAKSGAWLSGDFNPTRLKTPEIPSGENNNIFLYEPMPAGESRGGLDYILTAIEIMKSNPAAGLVTAPVSKEAINKTGFNFTGHTELLAQKTLSRKVTMMFTAPQLKVTLVTTHIAYKKVLLYLTTDKIFSTIEQTDDGLRKYFNVAQPRIAVCGLNPHAGEGQAFGREESRIIEPAIKLGRQRKINCIGPFPADSVFYRAVKGEFDVVVALYHDQGLIPIKTLAFSNAIQVTLGLPFIRTSPAHGVAYDLAGKGIANPASMIEAVKLAASMVSSNGSLFGNN from the coding sequence ATGAAACAGCGCCGCACCATTATTATCACGGCCGGCGACCCCAAGGGCATCGGGCCTGAGGTGGTTATCAAGGCGCTGACCTCCGCCCCGATTCAGAACCTCCGAGCGGAATTAAACTTCCTAATCGTCGGGCCAACTGAACCCATTGCCCAGACGGCCGGGTTGCTGGACGCCTCGGCCAAATCCGGCGCCTGGTTGAGCGGTGATTTTAATCCGACCCGGCTTAAGACGCCGGAGATTCCATCCGGTGAAAATAATAATATCTTTTTATACGAGCCAATGCCGGCCGGGGAATCACGGGGCGGACTGGATTATATCCTGACGGCCATTGAGATTATGAAATCAAACCCGGCTGCGGGACTGGTGACGGCGCCGGTCAGCAAAGAGGCCATAAACAAGACCGGATTTAATTTTACCGGGCATACGGAACTGCTGGCCCAGAAGACCCTGTCCCGCAAGGTGACCATGATGTTCACAGCGCCGCAGTTAAAGGTAACGTTGGTAACCACGCATATCGCCTATAAAAAGGTGCTGCTCTACCTGACTACGGATAAGATTTTCTCGACCATCGAACAGACCGATGACGGATTGCGGAAATATTTCAATGTCGCCCAGCCCAGGATAGCCGTCTGCGGCCTGAACCCGCACGCCGGCGAAGGCCAGGCCTTCGGCCGGGAGGAATCCAGGATTATAGAACCGGCCATTAAGCTGGGCCGCCAGCGTAAGATCAACTGCATCGGCCCGTTCCCGGCGGACAGTGTATTTTATAGAGCCGTCAAGGGTGAATTCGATGTGGTGGTGGCGCTTTATCACGACCAGGGCCTGATACCCATAAAGACCCTGGCATTCTCGAATGCGATCCAGGTGACACTGGGCTTGCCTTTTATCAGGACCTCGCCGGCGCACGGAGTGGCCTATGACCTCGCCGGCAAAGGCATTGCCAATCCGGCATCAATGATTGAAGCCGTCAAGCTGGCGGCATCAATGGTCAGTTCCAACGGGTCGCTGTTCGGTAATAATTAA
- a CDS encoding magnesium transporter: MLSEAKYFFFLSDILGKKVKKGSGETLGLVVDIIILTSPAKIYPEVTALVVSHGLFGQRLKIPITGIESFELPIQYLYLKDNAAIEDFGEPTNGSSLLVRETFLDKQILDTAGCKVVRVNDIHLLKEKNYIWVVHVDIGFRGIVRRLGWLQMMDTVMEWVFSYKPNERFVSWKYVSPLPQSGERKTDTLALAPSYQCFTDINPADMADIINDINRDERIAMFKLLDANIASDAIVALNPKVQKELFESLDKTRRTKIISLMPDNKLADLLNHLGRRRADEIIRQLPSEKADKIKGLLLHPEQTAGALMTTQYIALNKDLTVAEALVRFNELIAASADMYFYHIYVVDAEQNLQGVIPVRKLLLAHGKVNAKLIEATPQATSPLPVSAEQAVVLPVTPAAPQKLSDLMNTKIIKIKPLTRQHKIVELIRKYNFTALPVVDAQNKLKGIVLLKDALEHSIVA, encoded by the coding sequence ATGCTTTCCGAAGCTAAATATTTTTTCTTCCTCTCCGATATCCTGGGCAAGAAGGTAAAAAAAGGCAGCGGAGAAACCCTGGGCCTGGTGGTGGATATAATAATCCTGACCAGTCCGGCTAAGATATATCCTGAAGTAACCGCGCTGGTGGTGTCCCATGGATTATTCGGCCAGCGCCTGAAAATACCCATCACCGGCATTGAGTCGTTTGAATTACCCATACAGTATCTATATCTTAAGGACAACGCGGCTATAGAGGATTTCGGCGAGCCAACCAACGGTTCTTCATTGCTGGTCCGGGAGACCTTTCTGGACAAGCAGATTCTGGATACGGCCGGTTGCAAGGTGGTCCGGGTCAACGATATCCATCTGTTAAAGGAAAAGAATTATATTTGGGTGGTGCATGTGGATATCGGTTTCAGAGGAATCGTCCGGCGTCTGGGCTGGCTGCAGATGATGGATACGGTCATGGAATGGGTGTTTTCCTACAAGCCCAATGAGCGGTTTGTTTCCTGGAAATATGTCAGCCCGCTTCCCCAGAGCGGCGAGCGCAAGACCGACACCCTGGCCCTGGCCCCGTCCTACCAGTGCTTTACCGACATTAACCCGGCTGACATGGCTGATATTATCAATGATATCAACCGCGACGAGCGCATCGCCATGTTCAAGTTATTAGATGCCAATATCGCTTCGGACGCCATCGTGGCACTTAATCCCAAGGTTCAGAAGGAACTGTTTGAGTCGCTGGATAAAACCAGGCGGACAAAGATTATCTCGCTGATGCCGGACAATAAACTGGCCGACCTGCTCAATCACCTGGGCCGCCGGAGGGCCGATGAAATAATCAGGCAACTGCCTTCTGAAAAGGCGGATAAAATTAAGGGATTGTTGTTGCATCCAGAGCAGACGGCCGGAGCGCTGATGACCACCCAGTATATCGCTCTCAATAAGGATTTGACCGTAGCCGAGGCCTTGGTCAGGTTTAACGAGTTGATTGCCGCGTCAGCCGATATGTATTTCTACCATATTTACGTGGTGGACGCGGAACAGAATCTTCAGGGAGTAATTCCCGTAAGAAAGCTATTGCTGGCCCACGGCAAAGTAAATGCCAAGCTGATTGAAGCGACTCCACAGGCCACCTCACCATTGCCGGTATCAGCTGAACAGGCAGTTGTTTTGCCAGTGACCCCGGCCGCGCCGCAAAAACTGTCTGACCTGATGAACACCAAGATAATCAAGATAAAACCGCTCACCCGACAGCACAAGATTGTCGAGCTGATTCGCAAATACAATTTCACGGCATTGCCGGTGGTAGATGCCCAGAATAAGCTCAAGGGTATTGTGCTGTTGAAAGACGCTCTGGAACACAGCATTGTCGCGTAA
- a CDS encoding YebC/PmpR family DNA-binding transcriptional regulator produces the protein MSGHSHWATIRHKKGAADAKKGKAFSKMARLIMVASREGGSDPKTNIKLMLAIEKARAVNMPNENVERAIKKGAGELDGVILETVLYEGYGPGGAAVMAEVLTDSRNRTAPEIRRIFEQHSGKLGESNSVNWFFERKGIISIPAGKIKEDDLITAALDAGAEDVRNEGDVFEVVTDPREVEKIKAALKQKGFTYTTGEATLVPKNYVTLSKTDGDKIIKLMDALEDHDDVQNIYSNFDIAE, from the coding sequence ATGTCAGGACATTCACATTGGGCGACCATCCGGCACAAGAAAGGCGCGGCCGACGCCAAGAAGGGTAAGGCATTTTCCAAGATGGCCCGGTTGATCATGGTAGCATCCCGGGAAGGCGGTTCCGACCCCAAGACCAACATCAAACTCATGTTAGCCATAGAAAAAGCCCGGGCGGTCAATATGCCCAACGAGAATGTGGAACGAGCCATCAAGAAAGGCGCGGGCGAGCTGGACGGCGTGATACTGGAAACCGTGCTCTACGAGGGCTACGGTCCGGGCGGCGCCGCGGTCATGGCCGAGGTGCTGACCGACAGCCGCAACCGGACGGCGCCGGAAATCCGGCGGATATTCGAACAGCACAGCGGCAAGCTGGGCGAATCCAATTCAGTCAACTGGTTCTTCGAACGCAAGGGCATCATTTCCATCCCGGCTGGCAAGATAAAGGAAGACGACCTGATTACCGCGGCGCTGGATGCCGGGGCCGAGGACGTGCGCAATGAAGGCGATGTATTTGAAGTGGTGACCGACCCCCGTGAGGTGGAGAAAATCAAGGCGGCCCTGAAACAAAAGGGTTTCACCTATACGACCGGCGAGGCCACCCTGGTACCCAAGAATTATGTCACCCTGAGCAAGACAGACGGCGATAAAATTATCAAATTAATGGATGCGCTTGAAGACCACGACGACGTCCAGAATATCTATTCCAATTTTGATATCGCTGAATAA
- the rph gene encoding ribonuclease PH, whose protein sequence is MRLDNRKADELRPVKITTGFVSSVPGSALIELGNTKVLCTANWDLKVPDFLLNKGKGWVTAEYGMLPGSTSQRKPREARTGRPDGRTFEIQRLIGRALRTVVDMELLGEKTIWIDCDVLQADGGTRTAAITGSFIALSITVKKMMKEQLLIKNPIRNYLAAVSVGKVNSKHRSDREHPPGRSELMLDLSYAEDSNAEVDMNVVMTDKEEIIEIQGTAEQKPFSQANLIEMMALAKKGILELIETQKKILTVRY, encoded by the coding sequence ATGCGTCTTGATAACCGAAAAGCTGACGAACTGCGGCCAGTGAAAATTACCACGGGTTTTGTGTCATCGGTTCCGGGTTCAGCCCTGATAGAATTGGGTAATACCAAGGTTTTATGCACGGCCAACTGGGACCTTAAAGTCCCTGATTTTCTTCTGAACAAAGGCAAGGGTTGGGTCACGGCCGAATACGGGATGTTACCCGGCTCGACCAGCCAGCGCAAGCCGCGCGAGGCCAGAACCGGACGGCCGGACGGCCGGACCTTTGAAATCCAGCGCCTGATTGGCCGGGCCTTGAGGACCGTGGTGGATATGGAGCTGCTGGGCGAAAAGACCATCTGGATTGACTGCGATGTCCTTCAGGCGGACGGCGGAACCCGCACTGCGGCTATTACCGGTTCTTTCATCGCGCTTTCGATTACTGTTAAGAAGATGATGAAGGAGCAGTTGCTGATTAAGAACCCGATTCGCAATTACCTGGCCGCGGTAAGCGTTGGGAAGGTTAACAGCAAACACCGCAGTGACCGCGAGCACCCACCGGGGCGGAGCGAACTTATGCTTGATCTTTCCTACGCCGAAGATTCCAATGCCGAAGTGGATATGAATGTGGTTATGACCGATAAGGAGGAAATCATTGAAATCCAGGGTACGGCCGAGCAAAAGCCGTTTTCCCAGGCCAATCTTATTGAAATGATGGCACTGGCCAAAAAGGGTATTTTAGAGCTTATCGAAACTCAGAAAAAGATATTAACCGTTCGTTATTAG
- a CDS encoding FHA domain-containing protein → MGIERLILKGIKGIALGEMFHINYGEMASIGRGQECTISYRKFKKYPKRDDKNKDLLSVSRKHLRITFYNSYSIELKDLSANGTYINGKPIIKRIFITDIATSKTPYEIKLGPNETFLLTAEHI, encoded by the coding sequence ATGGGTATAGAACGACTGATACTGAAAGGCATCAAGGGCATTGCCCTGGGCGAGATGTTCCATATTAATTACGGCGAGATGGCCTCCATCGGGCGCGGGCAAGAGTGCACCATCTCCTACCGCAAGTTCAAGAAATACCCCAAGCGGGATGACAAGAACAAGGATCTGTTGTCCGTCTCGCGCAAGCATTTAAGAATCACCTTTTATAATTCGTATTCGATAGAGCTCAAAGACCTGAGCGCTAACGGCACCTATATCAACGGCAAGCCGATTATCAAGCGTATCTTTATCACGGATATCGCCACCAGCAAGACGCCCTATGAAATTAAACTCGGGCCGAACGAGACATTTCTCCTGACCGCCGAGCATATATAA